One Fibrobacter sp. UWB10 DNA segment encodes these proteins:
- a CDS encoding FISUMP domain-containing protein: MKYFAALLLSAVLFVACSGESSSSAPDPIGEISSSSNEALGSSSSATEKKSSSSVSGKNSSSSVVESSSSGRNSSSSSAILFKQCEEGDTVISETAFKVFYYRCQDNEWVLDSTVNVVKPKVYPNMDSVFNPAVTYGSFRDPRDGKVYKTVQYYMEVQSGNTTVIDSFTVMTQNLNYADTIIDSTTTVFDDSKVEKRCYNDDPWYCDNYFGGLYTWSEALGLPKVCDSVGVADNSKCNVKLGDDAKVQGVCPEGWHVMNEAEWKHFAFPRDIDVSYALLSRAVWENDRNTNSSGLSVLPYGDGTYDSQNSMFWMAHEFKEKPKMGGAFMINGFSTSSASSKYGSLYVRCVMDEGDTFIQ; the protein is encoded by the coding sequence GTGAAATATTTTGCTGCGCTGTTGCTTTCGGCAGTTTTGTTTGTCGCTTGTAGTGGTGAATCTAGTAGCTCCGCTCCCGATCCAATCGGTGAAATCTCGTCAAGTAGCAATGAGGCCCTTGGTTCCAGTTCCTCGGCAACAGAAAAGAAATCTTCTAGTTCCGTAAGTGGTAAGAATAGTAGCTCGAGTGTGGTTGAATCGAGTAGTAGCGGGCGAAATTCTAGCAGCAGTTCTGCGATTTTGTTTAAACAATGTGAAGAAGGTGATACTGTTATAAGTGAAACGGCTTTTAAAGTGTTTTATTATCGTTGTCAAGATAATGAGTGGGTTCTTGATTCTACGGTGAATGTGGTGAAACCCAAGGTCTATCCGAACATGGATAGCGTGTTTAATCCGGCTGTGACTTATGGCTCGTTTAGGGATCCTCGTGATGGAAAGGTTTACAAGACGGTTCAATACTATATGGAGGTCCAAAGTGGCAACACTACTGTCATTGATTCTTTTACGGTGATGACTCAGAATCTGAATTACGCTGATACGATAATCGATAGTACAACGACTGTTTTTGACGATTCAAAAGTGGAAAAACGTTGTTACAACGATGATCCTTGGTATTGTGACAATTATTTTGGTGGACTTTATACTTGGAGTGAGGCTTTGGGGCTTCCTAAAGTGTGTGATAGTGTCGGTGTTGCTGATAACTCAAAATGCAATGTTAAACTTGGCGACGATGCCAAGGTGCAGGGAGTGTGTCCGGAAGGTTGGCATGTGATGAATGAAGCTGAATGGAAACATTTTGCGTTCCCACGAGACATAGACGTGAGCTATGCATTGTTGTCCCGTGCTGTATGGGAGAACGATAGAAATACGAACTCTAGTGGATTGTCTGTGTTGCCTTATGGGGATGGAACGTATGATTCTCAAAACAGCATGTTTTGGATGGCCCATGAATTTAAAGAAAAACCTAAAATGGGCGGTGCGTTTATGATCAATGGTTTCAGTACTTCTTCAGCGAGCTCAAAATATGGGTCCCTTTACGTCCGTTGCGTAATGGATGAAGGCGACACTTTCATTCAATAA
- a CDS encoding NAD(P)-dependent oxidoreductase, with protein sequence MRVFVTGGTGFIGHYVVKALLENGHEVVIATRHPNKVPTLKANPHVSFVECALTDFDIMAEGLQGCDACIHIALGWGDTPSTMLANDTRATVMLLENAAKAGCKKFIYTSSTAAMGRMRPSMREVTSNLPMDLYGATKAAGEAFVLGFTHGYGTQFPEVKMTRNIIRPGYTFGNPAWPDGCSQPDRRFFSMAQAVKENRDINIIKNDGTQFIHASQQAKLYLSLLESDKNEEIFLGLGEVWMSWKEIAEMMVSMKPGCKSKIIESDLGWGDEPMLFDVSKIQEQFGLVFDAHEFMLDHVKWTYNQI encoded by the coding sequence ATGCGAGTATTCGTTACAGGTGGAACAGGGTTCATTGGACATTATGTGGTCAAGGCCCTTTTGGAAAATGGCCACGAAGTCGTCATTGCGACAAGACACCCCAACAAGGTCCCGACCCTCAAGGCAAATCCCCATGTTTCGTTCGTGGAATGCGCCTTGACCGATTTCGATATCATGGCAGAAGGCCTGCAGGGCTGCGACGCCTGCATTCACATTGCACTCGGCTGGGGCGATACCCCGAGCACGATGCTTGCTAACGATACCCGCGCAACGGTGATGCTGCTTGAAAATGCGGCAAAGGCCGGTTGCAAAAAGTTTATTTATACTAGCAGTACCGCGGCAATGGGCCGTATGCGCCCCTCGATGCGCGAAGTGACGAGTAACTTGCCGATGGACCTTTACGGTGCCACCAAGGCCGCTGGCGAAGCCTTTGTGCTTGGCTTTACTCATGGCTACGGAACCCAGTTCCCTGAAGTCAAGATGACCCGCAACATTATTCGCCCGGGTTACACGTTTGGAAACCCTGCTTGGCCCGATGGCTGTTCTCAGCCGGACCGCAGATTCTTCTCGATGGCACAGGCTGTCAAAGAAAACCGCGACATCAATATCATCAAGAATGATGGAACGCAGTTCATTCATGCAAGCCAGCAGGCAAAGCTTTACCTGAGCCTTCTTGAATCCGACAAGAACGAAGAAATCTTCCTCGGTCTTGGTGAAGTTTGGATGAGCTGGAAGGAAATCGCCGAAATGATGGTTTCGATGAAACCTGGTTGCAAGTCCAAAATCATTGAAAGCGACCTTGGCTGGGGTGACGAACCCATGCTCTTTGACGTGAGCAAGATTCAGGAACAGTTCGGGCTCGTCTTTGATGCTCACGAGTTCATGCTCGATCACGTCAAGTGGACTTATAACCAGATTTAA
- the tsaB gene encoding tRNA (adenosine(37)-N6)-threonylcarbamoyltransferase complex dimerization subunit type 1 TsaB, translated as MTFDLFVDTSRKGISMALLESGAADPRYFESVDESARGETASAMLDALLDKAGAALDQVTRVMVTLGPGSFSGLRTGVAFCEGLSFSGKRKLYGVSTLQALACFADASENAAVENAAVVIRARKDYWYLRLANNESFIETKQVVDALKASAVKTVVVDEAALADETLTAVFKEIGATTVLDKGRPLSAWAKLFDSVTPSLMLEANYIQPSYFEKLH; from the coding sequence ATGACCTTCGACTTATTTGTAGATACTTCGCGCAAGGGAATCTCGATGGCGCTCCTTGAATCGGGCGCCGCCGACCCCCGTTACTTTGAATCCGTCGACGAATCGGCCCGCGGAGAAACGGCATCGGCCATGCTCGACGCACTGCTAGACAAGGCTGGTGCCGCGCTCGACCAAGTCACGCGAGTCATGGTCACGCTCGGCCCGGGCTCTTTCAGCGGACTGCGCACGGGAGTCGCCTTTTGCGAAGGCTTAAGTTTTAGCGGCAAGCGCAAGCTCTACGGCGTTTCTACGCTGCAAGCCCTCGCCTGCTTTGCCGACGCATCCGAAAATGCTGCCGTCGAAAATGCGGCAGTTGTTATCCGCGCCCGCAAGGACTACTGGTACCTGCGCCTTGCCAATAACGAAAGCTTTATCGAAACAAAGCAAGTGGTCGACGCCCTCAAAGCAAGCGCTGTAAAAACAGTCGTGGTCGACGAAGCAGCCCTTGCCGACGAAACGCTCACAGCCGTATTCAAAGAAATCGGAGCTACAACGGTTCTCGACAAAGGCCGCCCGCTAAGCGCCTGGGCCAAACTCTTTGATTCGGTCACCCCTAGCTTGATGCTCGAAGCAAACTACATTCAGCCCTCGTACTTCGAAAAGTTGCACTGA
- the rimI gene encoding ribosomal protein S18-alanine N-acetyltransferase — protein sequence MSIRKMNSADIPAVLRIQGELAFQDWNERQYEQEIKAPYTYAVVYENEGAIEGYAVFHLLGADSELLSIAVSETAQRKGIGTQLLHAGLSQLDLDKSDCCFLEVRENNIKARNFYEKHGFNLFGIRKKYYADGENAALYRTEGAQIG from the coding sequence ATGTCTATTCGCAAAATGAATTCCGCCGACATTCCTGCCGTACTGAGGATTCAGGGCGAACTTGCGTTCCAAGATTGGAACGAACGGCAATACGAGCAAGAAATCAAAGCGCCCTACACCTACGCGGTCGTATACGAAAACGAAGGCGCCATTGAAGGCTACGCCGTATTTCATTTGCTGGGTGCAGATTCCGAGCTCTTATCGATTGCCGTAAGCGAAACGGCACAGCGCAAGGGTATCGGCACGCAGCTTTTGCACGCAGGGCTTTCGCAGCTTGATTTAGACAAGTCCGACTGTTGTTTTCTAGAAGTTCGCGAAAACAATATCAAGGCCCGCAACTTCTACGAAAAACACGGATTTAATTTATTCGGAATCCGAAAGAAATATTACGCCGATGGCGAAAATGCGGCGCTCTACCGCACCGAAGGAGCTCAAATTGGCTAA
- a CDS encoding D-alanine--D-alanine ligase, translating to MARMRVLVLMGGPSTEHDVSVVSGTGVVRAMNPDRYNIHPVLIDKDGTWHWSSRELSPYQKDNFSVNYFRGLEGSAANCKKNPALSELPDADIAFLALHGKWGEDGHIQALLENWGIPYTGCGLLASALAMDKVKSKEIYKANGIPTPPYRVIWKHDFTGDTLVSVSDELGFPLVIKDPLGGSSIGIGIAKDLDEAGKIAQDLFKDSNRLLCEKFIAGEEASCGYIEGEKPLPPTEMRMTTREYFDFEAKYNGECKEVTPAEFDPDLTARIQELVKNAHYALGGAGYSRTDVRITKDKQLFAIETNTLPGMTPTSLLPQQAACNGITYSQLIDLIIDKSLYIKR from the coding sequence ATGGCTCGTATGCGCGTATTGGTTTTAATGGGTGGCCCGTCCACCGAACATGATGTTTCCGTTGTCAGTGGCACCGGCGTTGTTCGTGCCATGAACCCGGACCGTTACAACATCCACCCAGTGCTCATCGACAAAGACGGCACCTGGCACTGGTCTTCCCGCGAACTTTCCCCGTACCAGAAGGACAATTTCTCGGTCAATTACTTCCGCGGACTCGAAGGCTCTGCCGCAAACTGCAAAAAGAACCCCGCCCTTTCTGAACTCCCCGATGCAGACATCGCATTCCTCGCTCTGCACGGCAAGTGGGGCGAAGACGGCCACATTCAGGCTTTGCTCGAAAACTGGGGCATTCCCTACACCGGTTGCGGTCTCCTCGCATCAGCCCTCGCCATGGACAAGGTGAAGTCCAAGGAAATCTATAAGGCCAACGGCATTCCGACCCCGCCGTACCGCGTGATTTGGAAGCACGACTTTACCGGCGACACGCTCGTATCTGTTTCTGACGAACTCGGATTCCCGCTGGTAATCAAGGACCCGCTGGGTGGTTCCTCTATCGGTATCGGCATTGCAAAGGACTTGGACGAAGCCGGCAAGATCGCCCAGGATTTGTTCAAGGATTCCAACCGCCTGCTCTGCGAAAAGTTCATTGCCGGCGAAGAAGCTAGCTGTGGCTACATCGAAGGCGAAAAGCCGCTTCCGCCGACCGAAATGCGCATGACCACCCGCGAATACTTTGACTTTGAAGCCAAGTACAACGGCGAATGCAAGGAAGTCACTCCGGCCGAATTCGATCCCGATTTGACAGCCCGTATTCAGGAACTCGTGAAGAACGCCCACTATGCCTTGGGCGGTGCCGGCTACAGCCGTACCGACGTCCGCATTACCAAGGACAAGCAGCTGTTCGCCATCGAAACAAACACGCTCCCGGGCATGACTCCCACGTCGCTCTTGCCGCAGCAGGCTGCCTGCAACGGCATTACCTACAGCCAGCTGATTGACTTGATTATCGACAAGAGCCTCTACATCAAGCGTTAA
- a CDS encoding glycoside hydrolase family 9 protein — MNIYSYGMKIPVRYNHVGYAPDSAKIFFVNPQELEPNCGSLEAYKFRVIRHVLCSESSAVWEGSFTKDSFDHIGTCEYTGENLWSGDFSKVIEPGRFTIQILRKGGAEGEKLLFETEPFEISTEWIYRQLLANIKSFYYQRSGFDLTADFAGKWARPAAHMDDCIGFHPSMNREGTWNAHGGWYDAGDYGKYIVNGGVSVATLLLACELMEISSSDSRAYKAVHSAQPIVGPDGLKMYSLMDEVRFELEFFLRMQDTDGGVFFKVTPEHWDGFVSPSDSDMSQKRMILGKSTTSTLNFAGALAAASRVYRQCDTAFAERCLQAAVKAYNWAVSRPFVDWPHNTEGSGGYGDEHAEDEFFWARAMLYRELLARGEAIEGVSAESLRPILLEDMKVIPPKSALDWRDTQNLGWIALALQDTDKEFRLFARTTLNMTAREIIDLQRSDAYGVPMRKFIWGSNGDIANHALTLAIVKRWAPSLGGTSLDFWCRELVNYIYGRNPVDVSFVTGSAWSSPKDPHHRLSHSDGVEEPIPGLLVGGINSDRQDMHRSPLIVPHYPGEQSGLSYTDERCSFASNETAINWNAPLTAVLALLSC; from the coding sequence ATGAATATCTATTCTTATGGTATGAAGATTCCAGTTCGCTATAACCATGTCGGTTACGCTCCTGATTCCGCAAAGATTTTCTTTGTGAACCCCCAGGAGCTTGAACCTAATTGTGGGAGCCTGGAAGCATATAAGTTTCGTGTCATAAGGCATGTGCTCTGTTCTGAATCTTCCGCCGTATGGGAAGGCTCTTTTACCAAGGATTCCTTTGACCATATCGGAACTTGCGAGTATACGGGCGAAAACCTCTGGTCGGGTGATTTTTCAAAAGTTATCGAACCGGGACGCTTTACGATCCAGATTTTGCGTAAGGGTGGAGCCGAAGGCGAAAAACTGCTTTTTGAAACCGAGCCGTTTGAAATTTCGACGGAATGGATTTATCGCCAGCTGTTGGCCAATATCAAGTCTTTTTACTACCAGCGCAGTGGTTTCGATTTGACTGCTGATTTTGCAGGCAAGTGGGCGAGACCTGCTGCACACATGGACGATTGCATTGGGTTCCACCCGAGCATGAACCGCGAAGGAACTTGGAATGCTCATGGTGGCTGGTATGATGCCGGCGATTATGGCAAGTACATTGTGAATGGCGGCGTGTCTGTTGCGACATTGCTGCTTGCTTGCGAATTGATGGAAATTTCTTCAAGCGATAGCCGTGCTTATAAGGCTGTGCATTCGGCGCAACCGATTGTCGGACCCGATGGTCTAAAAATGTACAGCCTGATGGACGAAGTGCGTTTCGAACTTGAATTCTTCTTGCGCATGCAGGATACCGATGGCGGTGTATTCTTCAAGGTGACGCCCGAACATTGGGATGGCTTTGTTTCGCCGAGTGATTCTGACATGTCGCAAAAGCGCATGATTCTTGGAAAGTCTACGACTTCGACTTTGAATTTTGCAGGAGCTTTGGCGGCGGCTTCGCGCGTGTATCGCCAATGCGATACGGCGTTCGCAGAACGCTGCCTGCAAGCCGCGGTAAAGGCCTACAATTGGGCTGTGTCGCGCCCGTTTGTGGATTGGCCGCACAATACCGAAGGCAGTGGCGGTTACGGTGACGAACACGCCGAAGACGAATTTTTCTGGGCCCGCGCTATGCTTTACCGCGAATTGCTGGCCCGCGGCGAAGCCATTGAAGGCGTCTCGGCCGAAAGCTTGCGACCGATTCTTTTAGAAGACATGAAAGTGATTCCGCCTAAGTCTGCTCTGGACTGGCGTGATACACAGAACTTGGGCTGGATAGCGCTTGCCTTGCAGGATACTGACAAGGAATTCCGGCTTTTTGCTCGCACGACGCTGAACATGACAGCCCGTGAAATCATTGATTTGCAACGGAGCGATGCCTATGGCGTTCCGATGCGCAAATTCATTTGGGGCAGTAATGGCGATATTGCAAACCATGCCTTGACGCTTGCGATTGTAAAACGCTGGGCCCCGAGTTTGGGCGGAACATCGCTTGATTTCTGGTGCCGCGAACTGGTGAACTACATTTATGGCCGTAATCCGGTAGACGTGAGCTTTGTAACTGGTTCTGCTTGGAGTTCGCCCAAGGATCCGCATCACCGCTTGAGTCATTCCGATGGCGTTGAAGAACCGATTCCGGGACTTTTGGTGGGTGGCATTAACAGCGACCGCCAAGACATGCATCGCTCGCCGCTTATTGTGCCGCATTATCCGGGCGAACAGTCTGGCCTTTCGTATACAGATGAACGTTGTTCGTTTGCAAGTAACGAAACCGCCATTAACTGGAACGCTCCGCTCACAGCGGTTCTTGCGTTACTTTCCTGCTAA
- the purF gene encoding amidophosphoribosyltransferase translates to MLDELHEECGVIGIYNGDTVVRNITMGLYALQHRGQESAGFAVTDGDKIRVRKSMGLVSTLLREHDINEFDGFAGIGHVRYSTTGASTLANAQPILVSCKWGQIAVAHNGNITNAAELRAEMEADGHIFQTTSDSEILLHEIARTQADDLGDAIKKAVAKFTGSFCLVFISKDTMYVARDGFGFRPLSLARMGKAWCVASETCAFDLLGAHYIRDIQAGEFLTITKNGLHSERFVQKDRLAHCIFEYIYFSRPDSKIFEQSCDKVRRKMGKQLAKECPVDADIVISVPDSATTAALGYAQASGIRFEIGLLRNHYVGRTFIDPTQNVREQKVKLKFNPIEGVLKNKRVCVVEDSIVRGTTLKILSKMLRDAGALEVHIRIASPPVAHPCFFGMDFPSQGELAASSMTPPEIAKMLGVESLGYLSVEGMKECTGEGENYCAACFDNDYPDYIGIDTTKTRCG, encoded by the coding sequence ATGCTCGACGAATTGCACGAAGAATGCGGCGTGATCGGCATTTACAATGGCGACACTGTCGTAAGGAATATTACCATGGGGCTTTACGCCCTGCAACACCGCGGGCAGGAAAGTGCCGGATTCGCGGTCACCGACGGAGACAAGATTCGCGTCCGCAAGTCAATGGGACTTGTATCGACCCTTCTCCGAGAACACGACATCAATGAATTTGACGGCTTTGCAGGCATTGGCCACGTGCGTTACAGCACCACAGGCGCCTCAACGCTTGCCAACGCGCAGCCGATTTTGGTGAGTTGCAAATGGGGCCAGATTGCAGTCGCCCACAACGGAAACATCACTAACGCCGCCGAGCTCCGTGCCGAAATGGAAGCCGACGGTCATATTTTTCAGACGACATCCGATTCCGAAATTCTTCTGCATGAAATCGCACGCACCCAGGCCGATGACCTGGGCGATGCCATCAAGAAGGCCGTCGCAAAATTTACCGGCAGTTTCTGCCTCGTTTTCATTAGCAAAGACACCATGTACGTCGCCCGCGACGGATTCGGATTCCGCCCGCTGTCGCTTGCCCGCATGGGTAAAGCCTGGTGCGTCGCCAGCGAAACTTGCGCCTTCGACTTGCTGGGCGCCCACTACATTCGCGACATTCAGGCAGGCGAATTCCTGACCATTACCAAAAACGGGCTGCATTCCGAACGCTTCGTGCAAAAGGATCGCCTCGCCCACTGCATTTTCGAATACATCTACTTTAGCCGCCCCGATTCCAAGATTTTTGAACAGAGCTGCGATAAGGTCCGCCGCAAAATGGGCAAGCAGCTCGCCAAGGAATGCCCGGTGGATGCCGACATCGTCATCTCGGTGCCCGACAGCGCCACTACCGCTGCTCTCGGCTACGCCCAGGCGAGCGGCATCCGCTTTGAAATCGGCTTGCTCCGTAACCACTACGTGGGCCGAACCTTCATTGACCCCACGCAGAACGTGCGCGAACAGAAGGTCAAGCTCAAGTTCAACCCCATCGAGGGCGTGCTCAAGAACAAGCGCGTCTGCGTCGTGGAAGATTCCATTGTGCGCGGCACCACGCTCAAGATCCTTTCCAAGATGCTGCGCGATGCCGGCGCCTTAGAAGTGCATATCCGCATCGCATCGCCTCCGGTGGCACACCCGTGCTTCTTCGGCATGGATTTCCCAAGCCAAGGCGAACTTGCCGCAAGTTCCATGACGCCCCCCGAAATCGCCAAGATGCTCGGTGTCGAAAGCCTCGGCTACCTGAGCGTCGAAGGCATGAAGGAATGTACCGGTGAAGGCGAAAACTACTGCGCCGCCTGCTTTGACAACGACTACCCCGATTACATCGGAATAGACACGACAAAGACCCGCTGCGGTTAA
- a CDS encoding geranylgeranylglycerol-phosphate geranylgeranyltransferase yields MLLALVKMSRPVNIVIAMVTLVIGYYLLSALPTTTGGIEWFPLVLQALGFAFAIAFANIQNDIWDLDSDRLNRPERPLVSGKVSVAAAQRAWIILLVLTVTAGLADSLMTKTNFTACIFFVLLSALLVAYNKWLKHIPLLKNMTVAFLCATPLILCLFYPTGLKESIESTLGISNKIGLLYPAMLFAILLTTAREIYKDLEDETGDLKAGIMTFPLIAGAPTARRLAGLICLFTWAILPLPVAQGYYPMLFLIITGIAFTPAVIAILVFANKRNYRNAQKLVKIAMFAGLIALVVSC; encoded by the coding sequence ATGCTTCTAGCCCTCGTTAAAATGTCTCGGCCGGTGAACATCGTGATTGCAATGGTCACGCTTGTGATCGGCTACTACCTGCTTTCGGCGTTGCCCACAACGACGGGCGGTATCGAATGGTTTCCGCTTGTTTTGCAGGCTCTCGGTTTTGCATTTGCGATTGCATTTGCGAACATCCAGAACGACATTTGGGACTTGGATAGCGACCGTCTGAATCGCCCGGAGCGTCCGCTGGTGAGTGGAAAGGTTTCGGTGGCGGCGGCGCAGAGGGCGTGGATTATTCTTCTTGTGCTCACGGTTACGGCGGGCCTTGCCGACAGCCTGATGACCAAGACGAACTTCACGGCTTGCATTTTCTTTGTGCTGCTCAGCGCGCTTCTGGTCGCCTACAACAAGTGGCTTAAGCACATCCCGCTTTTAAAGAACATGACGGTCGCCTTTCTTTGCGCGACTCCCCTGATTCTCTGCCTGTTCTACCCCACGGGCCTCAAGGAATCCATCGAATCGACGCTTGGAATTTCGAACAAAATCGGACTTCTCTACCCTGCGATGCTGTTCGCAATACTCCTCACGACCGCCCGCGAAATCTACAAGGACCTGGAAGACGAAACCGGCGACCTCAAGGCAGGCATCATGACGTTCCCGCTGATTGCAGGCGCCCCCACCGCAAGGCGCCTCGCCGGCCTCATTTGCCTTTTCACCTGGGCCATTTTACCGCTGCCTGTCGCGCAGGGTTACTACCCCATGCTCTTCTTGATTATCACCGGAATCGCCTTTACTCCCGCCGTCATCGCGATTCTCGTTTTTGCAAACAAGCGTAACTACCGAAACGCTCAAAAACTGGTGAAAATCGCCATGTTCGCAGGCCTTATCGCCCTCGTCGTGAGCTGTTAA
- a CDS encoding ElyC/SanA/YdcF family protein: MAKLPTKKQIQKKRIIYSAIAAAFVLMVIVFYMIMTHSGHWLVDDDEFEHVKWAVVLDGQSADMERIDLAADLVASGKVDSVLILGRRILRTRSNAEFYLEDFLRLGQFDSNAVFIARHDDPSTIGEAFTIVPWLKKHNADTVLLITGAAATHRVKRIFQTLSGDTPIYLTTDVHHYQYNADSWYSSRESRKEWLRNWLSLAASYFDLLPTGILTAADSFYYRPIVSAKEYENEKDPIVDLQSLLPKVKEKAEPVADTTAKDTTAVKNDSTASKKDSSK; encoded by the coding sequence TTGGCTAAACTACCCACTAAAAAACAGATTCAAAAAAAGAGAATCATTTACAGCGCCATCGCTGCAGCATTTGTACTCATGGTCATCGTATTCTACATGATTATGACGCATAGCGGCCACTGGCTTGTCGATGACGACGAATTCGAACATGTAAAGTGGGCTGTCGTTCTCGATGGTCAAAGTGCCGACATGGAACGCATCGATTTGGCCGCAGACCTTGTTGCTAGCGGCAAGGTGGACTCCGTGCTGATTCTTGGCCGTCGCATTCTCCGCACACGCAGCAATGCCGAATTCTATCTGGAAGACTTTTTACGCCTCGGACAATTCGATAGCAACGCCGTTTTTATCGCACGACATGATGACCCGTCGACCATTGGCGAAGCATTCACCATTGTTCCCTGGCTCAAAAAGCACAATGCCGACACCGTGTTGCTCATTACGGGCGCCGCCGCCACCCACCGCGTCAAGCGCATTTTCCAAACACTTTCGGGTGACACTCCGATATACTTGACAACCGACGTTCACCATTACCAATACAACGCAGACTCTTGGTATTCAAGCCGCGAATCTCGTAAGGAATGGTTGCGCAACTGGTTGTCCCTTGCAGCCTCTTACTTCGATCTGCTCCCGACAGGGATTCTTACCGCAGCCGATTCGTTCTATTACAGGCCGATTGTGTCTGCCAAGGAATACGAAAACGAAAAAGATCCTATCGTAGACCTGCAATCGCTATTGCCCAAGGTTAAAGAAAAAGCAGAACCGGTTGCAGATACAACCGCAAAAGATACAACTGCAGTCAAGAACGATTCTACTGCAAGTAAGAAAGATTCTAGCAAATAA